One part of the Raphanus sativus cultivar WK10039 chromosome 7, ASM80110v3, whole genome shotgun sequence genome encodes these proteins:
- the LOC108858709 gene encoding protein FAR1-RELATED SEQUENCE 8-like: MGVSVSYSITLRGNNLAMRELRGNSEDSYKMLYSYLYMLEQVNFGRTTRVELDEAGKFKYLFIALGACIEGFKVMRKVILVDATFLKNGYGGVLVFAKAQDPNCHHYPLAFGVLDGENNASWTWFFEILTTVIPDSSEIVFMSDRNQSLITAVANVYPQSHHGHCIWHLAQNVRNHACNTIKAVVAWRFMELARYYTVHEFETAYASFKVRYPSAFKYVEENTNRETWVRVYFPGCRYNLDTSNSVESMNSAFRDARSMP; the protein is encoded by the coding sequence atgggTGTATCGGTATCTTACTCCATAACCTTGAGAGGGAATAATCTAGCTATGCGTGAGTTGCGTGGTAATTCAGAAGACAGCTACAAGATGTTGTATAGCTACTTGTACATGTTAGAGCAGGTTAATTTCGGAAGAACAACAAGGGTGGAGTTGGATGAGGCAGGTAAGTTCAAGTACCTTTTCATAGCTTTAGGAGCTTGCATTGAAGGGTTTAAGGTCATGAGGAAAGTGATTCTTGTGGATGCTACGTTTTTGAAGAACGGATATGGTGGTGTACTAGTATTTGCTAAAGCTCAAGATCCTAATTGTCACCATTATCCCCTCGCGTTTGGGGTACTCGACGGTGAGAATAATGCTAGTTGGACTTGGTTTTTCGAGATCCTTACAACTGTTATACCGGATTCTTCTGAAATAGTTTTTATGAGCGATAGGAATCAGAGCCTCATCACCGCTGTAGCTAATGTGTATCCACAATCTCACCATGGCCATTGTATATGGCATCTAGCTCAGAATGTGAGAAATCATGCTTGTAACACCATCAAAGCCGTAGTGGCATGGAGATTTATGGAGTTGGCTAGGTATTACACAGTGCATGAGTTCGAGACTGCTTATGCATCTTTTAAGGTGAGATATCCTTCAGCCTTCAAGTATGTGGAGGAGAACACTAACAGAGAAACATGGGTTAGGGTCTATTTTCCAGGTTGTAGATACAACTTGGACACTAGCAACAGTGTGGAGTCGATGAATAGCGCGTTTAGGGACGCAAGAAGTATGCCTTGA